From the genome of Lentilactobacillus buchneri, one region includes:
- a CDS encoding DNA/RNA non-specific endonuclease, which yields MKSHQHILLTAVILIAITGGLAGCSDGSGSHQAADHHASQVATTSSSHATQSAKKVHTHSHHSSTASASQQHQAILNKLVSYTNKESAGPTGDYYWTTGKAHFSHFAGLAAGDYHFSADAQGRSATARAVLTYSEYHLSQGGRQGDPLEPPAWPENKMVSITYGLTGRTYHGYLYNRSHSIGDSLLGAKSYTSNYNFTTGTRPQNVGADQNGGMRATEEAAENYWEDNPNTHHVIYYQTTPLYKGSETMPRGSIVDVRSSDKSLNTEVVVINDAEGIRINYQDGSNNAKQYHRRSSTMAYTHHRSTTSTGSSNSHQSATATTTNGGWTIARSGMVFVSDSDKYYSEVKNPNNYHYESVSQANASGATQASRGNQYARP from the coding sequence GTGAAATCACATCAACATATCCTGCTAACAGCCGTCATATTGATTGCCATAACTGGCGGCTTGGCGGGTTGCAGCGATGGCAGTGGCAGTCATCAGGCCGCCGATCATCACGCATCGCAGGTGGCTACAACCAGTAGTTCTCATGCCACCCAATCAGCAAAAAAAGTTCATACTCATTCACACCACAGTTCAACTGCGTCGGCAAGCCAACAGCACCAAGCCATTTTGAACAAGCTGGTGAGTTATACCAACAAGGAATCCGCCGGGCCGACTGGTGATTATTATTGGACAACTGGAAAAGCTCATTTTAGCCATTTTGCCGGGCTGGCAGCTGGTGACTATCATTTCTCAGCTGATGCCCAAGGCAGATCTGCGACTGCCCGAGCAGTGCTGACTTATTCTGAATATCATCTGTCCCAGGGCGGCCGTCAAGGAGATCCACTGGAACCTCCTGCCTGGCCGGAAAACAAAATGGTATCAATTACCTATGGACTGACGGGGCGGACCTATCATGGCTACCTTTATAATCGGAGCCACTCGATTGGTGACAGTTTGCTGGGGGCCAAATCATATACATCAAACTACAATTTCACAACGGGTACCCGACCGCAAAATGTGGGCGCCGATCAAAATGGTGGAATGCGGGCCACAGAGGAAGCGGCGGAAAATTACTGGGAAGACAACCCCAATACTCACCACGTTATTTATTACCAAACAACTCCCCTGTACAAGGGAAGCGAAACGATGCCCCGTGGATCAATTGTCGATGTCCGATCATCAGATAAATCCTTGAACACGGAAGTTGTGGTTATCAATGACGCTGAAGGTATCCGAATTAATTACCAAGATGGCAGCAACAACGCCAAACAATATCACCGACGCAGCTCGACGATGGCTTATACACATCATCGTTCAACTACTTCGACTGGGAGTTCCAATTCACATCAGAGTGCTACAGCCACAACTACAAATGGCGGTTGGACAATTGCTAGATCCGGAATGGTATTTGTTTCTGATAGTGACAAGTATTATTCTGAGGTCAAGAATCCCAATAATTACCATTACGAGAGTGTTTCTCAAGCAAATGCCAGTGGTGCAACCCAAGCATCGCGTGGTAATCAATATGCTAGACCCTAG